A single Bicyclus anynana chromosome 19, ilBicAnyn1.1, whole genome shotgun sequence DNA region contains:
- the LOC112052284 gene encoding NADH-ubiquinone oxidoreductase 75 kDa subunit, mitochondrial → MLRQPLSRALGLSPSRVAPLTARKFAEQVQAQPDNVELFIDDQPVSVPPGTTVLQAAAQIGVEIPRFCYHERLAVAGNCRMCLVEVEKSPKPIAACAMPVMKGMRVKTNSDLTRRAREGVMEFLLVNHPLDCPICDQGGECDLQDQSMAFGSDKSRFTDIHFSGKRAVEDKDVGPLIKTIMTRCIHCTRCIRFASEVAGVDDFGTTGRGTEMQVGTYVEKMFLSELSGNIIDLCPVGALTSKPYSFAARPWETRRIDSVDVLDPLGSNIVVATRTNEVLRILPRTNEEINEEWLSDKSRFACDGLKRQRLVTPMIADSRGNLTPVDWEEAVVAAASALRDCPPDKLLAVAGELADAESLVALKDLLNRLGSEKVCTEQYFPLEGAGTDLRSSYVLNTKIANVEDADFVLLIGTNVRFEAPLLNARIRKAFIHKETDIASIGPKVDLTYEYIHVGDSASIVKDFATGSSSHEALKRLESAKRPVVIIGADQLKSAEGPALLAYTQELALRLQDKLADKEWKVLNVLQRTASQVAALDIGYKPGVGKHLQDGPKVVFLLGADAGVVTRESLPKDCVVIYQGHHGDVGAAIADIVLPGAAYTEKRGTYVNAEGRAQQTLPAVTPPGRAREDWKIIRALSEVCGARLPYDSLDEVRDRLGELSPALVCYGEVQNNNYFAQARQLAQSLQKPVSGKLDVQLKQLEDFFMTDAISRASPTMAKCVQAVIKQKQSPY, encoded by the exons ATGCTGCGCCAGCCTCTATCCCGGGCGCTTGGGCTGTCTCCCAGTCGCGTGGCGCCGCTGACGGCCCGCAAGTTTGCCGAGCAAGTGCAAGCACAGCCTGACAATGTGGAGCTGTTCATTGATGACCAGCCTGTATCTGTGCCTCCTGGCACCACTGTATTGCAG GCAGCAGCACAAATTGGTGTTGAAATTCCTCGGTTCTGTTACCATGAGAGATTAGCAGTAGCTGGAAACTGTCGCATGTGCTTAGTAGAGGTTGAGAAGTCGCCCAAGCCAATTGCAGCGTGCGCCATGCCCGTCATGAAGGGGATGAGGGTGAAAACTAACTCGGATCTCACCAGGAGAGCCAGGGAAGGTGTCATGGAGTTTCTCCTGGTGAACCACCCCTTGGATTGCCCCATCTGTGACCAGGGAGGGGAGTGTGACTTGCAAGATCAATCAATGGCGTTTGGCTCTGATAAAAGCAGATTTACTGATATTCATTTCTCTGGAAAACG GGCTGTAGAAGACAAAGATGTGGGCCCATTGATTAAGACCATCATGACGAGATGCATTCATTGCACACGTTGCATCCGCTTTGCGTCAGAGGTGGCTGGCGTCGATGACTTTGGTACTACTGGCAGAGGCACAGAAATGCAG GTTGGAACCTATGTTGAGAAAATGTTCTTGTCTGAGTTATCTGGCAATATCATTGATCTTTGCCCAGTGGGTGCCCTCACATCAAAACCATACAGTTTTGCTGCCCGACCATGGGAGACCAGAAGG aTTGATTCAGTTGATGTTCTTGACCCACTGGGAAGCAACATAGTGGTAGCGACACGCACCAATGAAGTGCTGCGTATCTTGCCTAGGACAAATGAG GAGATCAACGAAGAGTGGCTGTCGGACAAGTCGCGCTTCGCGTGCGACGGTCTGAAGCGACAGCGGCTCGTGACGCCCATGATAGCCGACAGTCGCGGCAACCTCACGCCCGTCGACTGGGAGGAGGCGGTCGTCGCGGCCGCCAGCGCTCTGCGCGACTGCCCGCCTGACAAG CTGCTGGCGGTGGCGGGCGAGCTGGCGGACGCGGAGTCGCTGGTGGCGCTGAAGGACCTGCTGAACCGGCTGGGCTCGGAGAAGGTGTGCACGGAGCAGTACTTCCCGCTGGAGGGCGCCGGCACCGACCTGCGCTCCTCCTATGTGCTCAACACCAAGATTGcta ATGTGGAAGACGCCGACTTCGTGCTACTGATCGGCACGAACGTCCGCTTCGAGGCACCGCTGCTGAACGCGCGCATCCGCAAGGCGTTCATACACAAGGAAACCGACATTGCCTCCATCGGACCCAAGGTTGATCTCACCTACGAATATATT CACGTCGGCGACTCAGCGTCCATCGTGAAAGACTTCGCGACGGGCTCGTCCTCCCACGAGGCGCTGAAGCGGCTGGAGAGCGCCAAGCGTCCCGTCGTCATCATCGGCGCGGACCAGCTCAAGTCAGCTGAGGGTCCGGCTCTGCTGGCTTACACGCAGGAACTGGCGCTGCGTTTGCAGGACAAACTGGCTGATAAGGAATGGAAG GTACTGAACGTACTGCAGCGCACGGCGTCGCAAGTGGCTGCGCTGGACATCGGGTACAAGCCGGGCGTGGGCAAACACCTGCAGGACGGGCCCAAGGTGGTGTTCCTGCTGGGCGCTGACGCGGGCGTCGTCACCAGGGAGTCTCTGCCCAAGGACTGCGTCGTCATCTACCAAG GGCACCATGGCGACGTGGGAGCCGCCATCGCCGACATAGTGCTGCCGGGCGCGGCGTACACGGAGAAGCGCGGCACGTACGTCAACGCGGAGGGGCGCGCGCAGCAGACCCTGCCCGCCGTCACGCCGCCCGGCAGGGCGCGCGAGGACTGGAAGATTATCag GGCGCTGTCGGAGGTGTGCGGCGCGCGGCTGCCGTACGACTCGCTGGACGAGGTGCGCGACCGGCTGGGCGAGCTGAGCCCCGCGCTCGTCTGCTACGGCGAGGTGCAGAACAACAACTACTTCGCGCAGGCGAGGCAACTCGCGCAG AGTCTACAAAAACCAGTGTCCGGCAAACTGGACGTACAGTTGAAGCAGCTCGAGGACTTCTTCATGACGGACGCGATCAGCCGCGCGTCCCCCACCATGGCCAAGTGCGTCCAGGCGGTCATCAAACAGAAGCAGTCTCCATACTAG